Genomic window (Culex pipiens pallens isolate TS chromosome 3, TS_CPP_V2, whole genome shotgun sequence):
CCAAACTGTTCATCCATCGGGTGGGCCGATGTGCCCGTGCCGGTCGTTCCGGAACCGCTTACAACATCTTTTCCAACGACGACATTGCGCACATGATTGATTTGCACATGTTTTTGACGCGACCGTTGGACGTGACGGATTCGCGAAACATGGGGCGAGCTCCGCCGGAAGCGGTCGAATCCGAGCACCAGATCGTGCTGGAACGCATCAAGCACATCGATTTGGCCACGGCCTTCAGAGTGAGTAACAACGCTTACAAGCAGTACATCGTCACGAGACCGGCGGCGTCCGCGAGTTCCAACAAGAAGGCGAAACGGTTCAAGATTAGCGAGTTAAAAGTGCTGGACGAGTTCGCGGCCGCGATGGAGAAGGAAAACGAGGCCAAGAAAAAGGACAAGCTGTTGGGGAAGAAGGCGAAAAAGCAGAAGAAGGCACTGACGACGAAGCAGGAAGAGAAGAAACCGGCGGTAGATGCGGACGAATTTCGGAACAGCTTCCTGGCGCAGATGAAGAGCTACCGCCCGCAGACGACCATCTTCGAGTTGAATCCCAAAAGCAACGCCAAACGAATGCTGATCATGAACGAAAAGCGCGAAAAGGACACGATCAAGATCGAAAAGCACAAGCGCAAGTTGGCCGAGCTGGAAGAGGAAGAGGAGAAGAAGGCTGCCCAGGCCGTCAAGGCTGAAGAAGAGTCCAAGGACAAGAAGACCGCCGTCAAGGACGACGAGAACTACATTTCGTACCAGGCCAAGGACCACGTCGAAGAGGACGGTTACGCTATCAACTCGTTCGCCAAGGAAGCCTCCAACGCGGAACTGTCGGTCATCGGAGACACGGCCGCCGACCAGCGCCAACACCAGCGCCTGCAAAAGTGGGACCGCAAAAAGAAGAAGATGGTCAACGTGGTGAACCCGAAGGCGGGCAAGATCCGCACCGAGCACGGCGTCTGGATCGCGGCGTCCTACAAAACCGGTCGCTACGACAAGTGGAAGGAGCGCACCAAGGTGGACGAGCAGGAACGCGCCCGCCAGAACGACAGCGACGAGGAAGATTCCTTCTCCGCGAGACCTGCCGCCACCAGGATGGACTTCCCGCACACGCACTGGGGTCGGCACAACGCCAAGGTGGCGGCGAAGAAGCAACGCGAGGGAACGTCGGAGCTGCGCTCGGTCGAACAGATTGCCAAGACCCGGCTGGACAAGGAGGAAAAGCTGGCGCGCGAGAAGGTCGCCCGGTTGAAGAATCTGGCCCGGAAGAAGCGCTCGATCAACAAGAAGATGAAGGGGAAGGCAAAGTGAGAGGCGGGTGAGTACGCGGAGGATTGAGATATATTTGTTTGTTTACTTGGAGAATAGATGCGAAGACGTGAAGAGCAGGTTGTTTTGGCGTTGTCTAAATGATCCGAACAAGCCATTTtgatttcacaatttttacaacttgaaaagctaaaaaaaatttggcgttctcgattacgagattcctactcgaaactaggtgtccgaaggcttgattgttgaggcaattgcaaacctctgtttacaccttagcttccttccaccccgggattcgaactgacgacctttgaattgtgagtccaactccctaccagcgactccaccgaggcaggacctaggaagacgactcctacgcctggactgagctaacgacctaacctgtaggttggaccggggccaacatttacttccccgttcgacggaaggcgtgatcagacaaatctcgcctcgaaaaatgtcaccgagaccttctgggatcgaacccaggacgACTGGGTGAAAGGCAACCTCGAAACGGGTCCCAGTTTACACATAACATAAAACAACCGGCTTCATATCTTCGGTGCTCGGGTGGCACATCGACGTGAGAATGTTTCTTTGTGGTTACGTGTTATTTATCGATTGTTGACtggattttctaaatttaaaatatatttaaatatttaataatactataattttatgaaactgGTCACTCAAATTTAGAGGTTCagagattcaaaaattttaaatttggaatttcgaaaattttaggattataaaattcttaaaatctaaaattctcagttcaaaaattcttgaattctgaaattttgagattctcaatttcttgaatttctaaatgctttcattcttaaattaaaaaagcatgcaacattttcgtaacgcgcgacatttttcgttttctggattgacacctcaccagaatagagcccttaggacaaagttctttgtcaaaaaaatccgCCGTATTTCATAACAGAACATTAGATAACTTTAGAGtatttttgaagtcatattttaggttagagaccaaattctgagaaatttaaaaaaaaaaaatgttattggtttATCCGGAGTAAAATTTTGGcatggacttcggataatcgtgtaCTAGGTACCTGTGTTCTCTTCAAATCTTGGatctttgatttttattaatcttgaaagtatctattttcaattttagaatttttaaatttcgaatatttacatttctaagactcaaaattttaaaaaaagatttttttttaaattttggctttttttacaaaagtttttaaaaagtgatgagacttatttagaaatttagaggttcaaaagtttgaagattaattgttttttaaattcctaaattataagaaattttaaaagaaaaaaaattaattcttttattttttaaattcctaaataaaTTCTTTAtgttcataattaaaaaaaaaaattggtagcAAATACGAACtggttcaaaaatctaaaaaaaaatagaaattctgtttttttttaattctataataggtatttaaaatctaaaaatattaaatcaaaaaaagaaaaatatgagattcaaattcaaaaattctgtaattctattttttcaattcttaaattcttttagtttttaatttcctaaattctaTATGTtcttaatgtttgaaaaaaacaatggtAACTCAAATTCATAGGTTTAGaggttaaaaatttgaagattcaaaaattaggaattaaaaatgtaaaaaaaacttaaattaaacaaaaaaaaataaattattaaattctaatatcttaaaataaattaattaaaatattcatcgagtttaaaaataaaataattcagtTTAGAGGtttaaaaagtcaagaatttagaaattctacaaattttaaatggtaattttagcaaaaaattaatttaaaaatttaaaattctgaatttcttaaattttttaaacagaaaaTAAGATAACTTTTGAGCATTTTGGAGTTATGTTgagaaaaaatgaagaaatgtgattcgattatccggagtgaAATTAGGCTTCGACTACGGATAATTGAGTACGAGCtgtatttaaaatgttcaaatctaattttttttaaatttttctaatgttgtttttttagagcatttaaattttttaaacttttaatttttttagctctaaaatttcaatttttttttgtttttaggaattttgattttttgaaaatttaaagttttttaatgttgtctttttaaatatctaaattaattattttcttaattttaaagttttgaatatttgtattttaaattttttgaatttctacagCTGCATACCGCTtatgaaaaatcttttcgtgaccccttGACAGTTTCTTgagcctttttttaaattgagttttgcgttccttccaaGTTCCGTACTAGActtagcacaaaaaaaaaacatctaaaacCCAAAATTTCGTATAATCGAGtcaacaaattattttaaaacaatcaaaaattagaaaacgaaataattttgaatctctttttttttcgagaaatatgacccctaaactacgctaaagtgattttttaaaatccaagatggcggccaatttGGCGGTGACGAAATGTAGACAAAACatgcatttcaaaatttaataggcaatcaactattctaatttgggtcgcagaactcaaatttaacgtttaaaacaagaaaaagaaaaaaaaacgaaaaaaaatgttcgtgattATCCGGGACTTCGGActacaaaccttcgaataatcgagtctggactgtatcgagATTTTTTCGATTGTCAGTCGTTTTGTTGATAGTGGGTCGaaaaattacgatcgaatgatctcaatctaacattgaaaaattgCGCCTTTGGGAGTACAACAAATTCCAGCTAAACCAGACTTTCAAATCAATGACAGCCAACAACTGTctgccgctcccatctccacttttttttttttaaggtgaaaaGGGAAATTCTCAACGGTATGCCCAAATCTTGGagttggatgatttttttttaagtgaaggTGGTCTAAGAATCTGAGGAAattacttaagagcgagtttttcaccgatgtgaaacaggtcgtatcgaggtgctccgatttggatgaaactttcagggtttgtttgtctatacatgagatgatctcatgccaaatatgagccctctacgacaaagggaagtggggtaaaacgggcattgaagtttgaggtccaaaaaacatgaaaaatcttaaaattgctcgcatttccgtaaaacttcatcaattccaactttcttagatgcattcgaatggtattttgaagcccttcaaaatgtgctatagacatccaggattggtttgactttttctcatagcttttgcaaattactgttaaaaatggattttttaaaaccttaataactttttgcaacagcctccaacacccatacttccataggtcaaaagttagggaatttcatggactataagcctacggtattaactttttggccaatcgcagtttttctcatagttttacgatttttctataacaaacattttacaacgttagtttttgccctgtaggcttccatagcggcactttttggtctcaattttgaaatattcggaatcctcagaaaattttacattcgattgaggtgttggaattttgaatttgattggaaaaaatgccatttagaattaattaaaatattatttagcattttgtcggattatgggtaaaacaggtattcgcctacttgatacagcatttgacgtattgaacaCAGGGTatgaaaaatctaactttttttcatgaatattttatttaattattttcttagtcaaattcataactccaacatctcaatctaatgtaaaatttcctgaggattccgaatatgtcaaaattgagaccaaaaagtgccgctatggaagcctacagggcaaaaactaacgttgtaaaatgtttgttatagaaaaatcgtaaaactatgagaaaaactgcgattggccaaaaagttaataccgtaggcttatagtccatgaaattccctaacttttgacctatggaagtatgggtgttggaggctgttgcaaaaagttattaaggttttaaaaaatccatttttaacagtaatttgcaaaagctatgagaaaaagtcaaaccaatcctggatgtctatagcacattttgaagggcttcaaaataccattcgaatgcatctaagaaagttggaattgatgaagttttacggaaatgcgagcaattttaagatttttcatgttttttggacctcaaacttcaatgcccgttttacctcacttccctttgtcgtagagggctcatatttggcatgagttcatctcatgtatagacaaacaaaccctgaaagtttcatccaaatcggagcacctcgatacgacctctagaacaaaccgagcagaatctacaaatactgcctcttaagaaaTAACCTTGTACATGAGCTTAACGGATTTTACCGGACTACTTTTATTCGGTCTGTTCTGAGGTCCCGTAAGTCCCTATAGAATTGTTTTAAGTTTGGGAAAGTGCATCGAAAGTTGTAGATGCAAAGGGTTGATTTCACACCTCAACAGTTCCGGCTCGGATTGCTTTACCAAATCCTTACTTTCGACCACATggggaaatattgaaaaacttattttaaaatgcatttaaccgatttttttcatgcattcaGGCACAATCCAATACAAACAGGAAGCTTTTACACGGGGCTTTAAAAAGAATCGATCGCTGACAGTGAGCTCGCGGCATTCAGCTATCATCATCGACCCCCGTTCGTTGAATGCTCGCTGACAGCGTCAAAATCATGATCGTCATGTGACTGCGACCCAAGGCTGTCAGTCAGAGatagcgattttgacaaccgcaccactacacactcaatcgcgagtaccttaggtagaaagccacaCACGAAGTTGCCACGAAAGAATGCCGAGCTCAACACTCAAACAGTCTCTTTTCCTACCTATTTATCTCTTTTTTGCTGGTGCAGTGAAATGTGGTGACCGCAATCAGTTGAATGCAGTCATGAGGAAGGTGATCGAAATTTCGGTAGAATTAAAAAGAATGAGCGCACTGCGCGAATGAGCGAGATGGTGAGAGtgagagtttttgaaatcgattttgttagtatgtttttatctaaaatatttttatgttaagttggattaaaacaaactcttaaaatttacttAGATATTACATTATGTATTATGCGTATTTCGAATTCATTGAATTTCacttacattttcaaatattgaaaaagataAAACTTATTCCTTCACTTGATACAGTAGATACGCAATGGCAGTGTGCTCGTAGTTCCGCTCGTCCTCGATCTTCAGCACCGTCGAGTCCCCCGTCCAGGTGAACCCCCGATTCCAGAAGGTAAACTTCTTCAACGGCGTCTCGCCCTGCCTCCGCGGACCATCGCACACGACGGTGACCCTCGTCCCAGCGCGCAACGAAACGCGCTCAAACATGCAATCGTACACGTAGATATCGTCCCGCGGTGGGACGTTCGCCTGACTACGGCGGATCATCTTCTCGCCGTCCATGACCACCACCGACAGTGACATCGGCTGGTCGTTTTCGTGACATCCAACGTACATCCCGACGCCGTACAGGTGTAGCACTTCTCGCTGGGCCGTCACGTGGAAGGTTCCCTTGCAGGGGTCGATGGTGTAGCAGATTGGTCCGAAGAACAGCCACTTCCGGCACCGGTAGTCGCGGGTTTGCTCGCGCTGGCGTTTGACCTGATCGGAGAGCTTCTTGAAGTGTTCGGTTTGGTGTTCTGGCTGGTGTTTGCACCACCTTCGGAGGGCGTCCATCAGCTGGTCGTCGTTGCAGCGAAGCTTACTTCCGGCGGAAATTCGCTCCACCAGGTCTAGGGGGAGTTCAAGGAAGTCCGAACTCCGGAACATGACCAACGGATTACGCGAAATGGTCCGCAAGCAGGCATCGTTGAGCTCCTCGAAGCCATGCTTTACGTTCGCCTGGTAGATCTTCATGACGGAACCTTCCTCGGTGGCCACAAACTTCCGGCACCGGTCCTTCAGCCCCATTAGGTTGTACTTGGCCGCAGCGTAGTACAAATCCACCAGGTTGTCCTCGCTAATCGTGGGATTGTCGTAGTACACGTACTTGAGCATCTCCAGGAACGTGTCCGGCTCGACGTCGCTGACCACGATGGGGCCACCCGTCGTCGGAGGGCCCTTTTCGGCGGTAAACATCCGGTAGAATACGTCACTTCCGGCGGCCAGCGGGAAGCGGTGCCCGTGGATGAGCGTTCCCTTGGCGCCCACCAGGAACGAAACGTCCGACAGGAGCTCGCTGTTGACGAGAAACTTGACCCGCTGCTGGTCGGGTTCCCCGCGGGGAGGCGCACTCGGACGCGGCGGCGAAACGTTGGCCGACATGGCCGTCTGAAATGGGTTTTGTTATTTCACGAAGCTTGCAATTCGCAGGCGCCAAAACTGTCACTGGACTGtgataagagaaaaaaaaataacttcatttCAGCAATGCAATTTATTGAACCTCATTCTACGACCGACCCCGCTCCTGCTGTCCCCAAACTTGGCGCGCACTCTCCAGCAGCAGATCGCACGTTCTCCCGAGCAGCGGGTCGCCGGCCATCGTTTCCCGCAGGGCCGTGCAAAGCTTCGCGATGGTTTCCTCGTTCAGCGAGCTGGCCCGGAGTGCGTTCGAGATCGTCAACCCGTCGATCGGTTCCGCCATGAAGTACAGCGTCTCGAGGGTCTCTCCGAGTGCGGTTTGGATGTCGAACTCCCCGTCGGAACCGGCATCGTCGTCTTCAGCATTAGCGTCCATGGGTTCGGAAATTTTGGCGCCGGTCTGCTCTTGGACTTTGGCTAGAATCGTGTAGATTTTGACCAGGGCAAGGAACGTTCCGGCGTGGAAGTGGTAGACGATCGCGCTGTAGATGCTGTTGATGCAGACCAAGATCCGGACGTGGGCCTTCGAGATCGGGAGAAGCGACCCGTCGCTGCTCAGCGGGATAAGAATCCGGTGGACGCAGTAAACGATCGCTTCGATTTTGTCTGCGTAGACTTCGTTGGCGTTGATGATGAAGTTTTCGTGAATTTCCAGGAATTTCTGGATGATTTTCAGATCTTTGCTGGTGAGATATTCTTCCTCGAACTGACTGACGGCACCCGTTTCCGGGTAGATTTGCTTGAATCCCTCCATGAGTCCCTCAATCAAGCAGGGCTTGGCAAACATCTTGTAGAACTCGTTCAACTGAGCGTAATCGACTTCGGCTTCCGTAAACCGATTGACCATCGCGTGGACCGCTTCCAGCGTGTGCTGAATCAACTCGCTGCTAGTCGTACTGCTCAGTATAAACGCCAGCTTCTCCGTAATGTCCTCCTGCTCGCGAATCAACTTGAACCAGCAGAACGCCTCATCGTCAGACTTGTCCAAAATCGTCGTTAAAATCCGCATCAACTGAACCAGCGTCAAAGTGTCGCTCGATTCCAAAAACCCGCACAAGCTCAAAAACAGCGACTTGTTCTCGTACAGAACCTTATGGGTCTCCTCCAAGCAACACATATTCCCAACAATCCCCAGCAAAATTTCCACCAGTCGATGATCCTCCGAACCTTCCGCCAACCCAATCAACAGCTCAACTACATCGTGCTTCAGCAAAAACAGAACCACATCCGCCTCAATGGTCATGTCCCACAAACTACACAAATCCTTCTCAAAGTCCTCGTCCTCGGCCAGCGGCCCATCCAGCTGGGGCAGCTTCAGCACCGTGGACAACACGAACCGCTCGCTGTACATCGTCTCCCCAATCCGGTCACCCTTCAACTTCTCCAATATCTCACCGCCCGGCTCCAAATCCGTCGATTCGACGACACCAGAAGCAGCGGCAGACGACGGC
Coding sequences:
- the LOC120424180 gene encoding ATP-dependent RNA helicase DDX54; amino-acid sequence: MDLDDPNVIPGFSVENVDLDYDDDEPGKGGKKKKKNGGGFQAMGLAMPVLKGILKMGYKVPTPIQRKTIPLILEGRDVVAMAKTGSGKTGCFLIPLFEKLKQREIKKGARALILSPTRELAIQTFKFIKQLGKFMDLKTILVLGGDSMDTQFAAIHTLPDIIVATPGRFLHLCVEMDLKLSAIKYCVFDEADRLFEMGFGEQLTETLARLPSSRQMVLFSATLPKVMVEFAKAGLSNPTLIRLDVESKIPETLDLRFIYCRPDERYATLLVLIREVIPKNAQIVVFAGTQHHVELISLLLTKSGIPCTHVYSGLDASARKINTAKFTMKKVNVLVVTDIAARGLDIPTLDYVVNVHFPGKPKLFIHRVGRCARAGRSGTAYNIFSNDDIAHMIDLHMFLTRPLDVTDSRNMGRAPPEAVESEHQIVLERIKHIDLATAFRVSNNAYKQYIVTRPAASASSNKKAKRFKISELKVLDEFAAAMEKENEAKKKDKLLGKKAKKQKKALTTKQEEKKPAVDADEFRNSFLAQMKSYRPQTTIFELNPKSNAKRMLIMNEKREKDTIKIEKHKRKLAELEEEEEKKAAQAVKAEEESKDKKTAVKDDENYISYQAKDHVEEDGYAINSFAKEASNAELSVIGDTAADQRQHQRLQKWDRKKKKMVNVVNPKAGKIRTEHGVWIAASYKTGRYDKWKERTKVDEQERARQNDSDEEDSFSARPAATRMDFPHTHWGRHNAKVAAKKQREGTSELRSVEQIAKTRLDKEEKLAREKVARLKNLARKKRSINKKMKGKAK
- the LOC120424183 gene encoding BTB/POZ domain-containing protein 1-like is translated as MSANVSPPRPSAPPRGEPDQQRVKFLVNSELLSDVSFLVGAKGTLIHGHRFPLAAGSDVFYRMFTAEKGPPTTGGPIVVSDVEPDTFLEMLKYVYYDNPTISEDNLVDLYYAAAKYNLMGLKDRCRKFVATEEGSVMKIYQANVKHGFEELNDACLRTISRNPLVMFRSSDFLELPLDLVERISAGSKLRCNDDQLMDALRRWCKHQPEHQTEHFKKLSDQVKRQREQTRDYRCRKWLFFGPICYTIDPCKGTFHVTAQREVLHLYGVGMYVGCHENDQPMSLSVVVMDGEKMIRRSQANVPPRDDIYVYDCMFERVSLRAGTRVTVVCDGPRRQGETPLKKFTFWNRGFTWTGDSTVLKIEDERNYEHTAIAYLLYQVKE
- the LOC120424196 gene encoding protein saal1, whose protein sequence is MESSTPEPVEDSPSSAAASGVVESTDLEPGGEILEKLKGDRIGETMYSERFVLSTVLKLPQLDGPLAEDEDFEKDLCSLWDMTIEADVVLFLLKHDVVELLIGLAEGSEDHRLVEILLGIVGNMCCLEETHKVLYENKSLFLSLCGFLESSDTLTLVQLMRILTTILDKSDDEAFCWFKLIREQEDITEKLAFILSSTTSSELIQHTLEAVHAMVNRFTEAEVDYAQLNEFYKMFAKPCLIEGLMEGFKQIYPETGAVSQFEEEYLTSKDLKIIQKFLEIHENFIINANEVYADKIEAIVYCVHRILIPLSSDGSLLPISKAHVRILVCINSIYSAIVYHFHAGTFLALVKIYTILAKVQEQTGAKISEPMDANAEDDDAGSDGEFDIQTALGETLETLYFMAEPIDGLTISNALRASSLNEETIAKLCTALRETMAGDPLLGRTCDLLLESARQVWGQQERGRS